GATTGCTGAAGTTTGGACATCAATAAAGCCATCAGGGATATGCATGCTTAGATCTTAACCTAGATGCAAACCATTCGCATCTGGAAAACAGCTATCCGGCTCTGTCCAAGCCTGCCCTTCTAGCTCAGCCCAGAGGGCCATCTATTTGAAACGAGTTTAAGGTTGGCGGATGCGCCTTGCCTTGGTTTCTCTCTTAGTCCTAGGGCTGATGGCACCGGTTTCTGCGCCGGCGCAAGAATGCAACTGGCAAGCCGGTTGGGTAAAGGCTGAGAATGCAAAGGCCGGAAACAAAAACTGGGATTCAGATGTCGTGATGCGCTTTAGCGCAGATTTCACTCGGCGCAAAGAAGTCAAACGGGTTGAAGGTTATTTCGATCAGGCAAGCATTGGTTGTGGCCAGAGTGCATCCTTGAAAATTATGGGTGCTAGATCAGTAGAAGTCTCGCTCTATCGCATTGGATATTACAAAGGAGCTGGCGCTCGCTTAATCACAACAATTAAAAATGCAAAGCAAATTACAGCAACGCAATCAACCCCACCGGGTCAGTATCTAGTCAAATTAAAATCTTTAGGTTACCGATCTACATTTGTCCCACTTGTTATTACAGGACAAGTGCCAAGTGATGTGACTTTTGTTTCTTCAGTTCTCACGTGGCAGGCATATAACCAGTGGGGTGGAGAGTCGCTCTATAAAGGTGCTGATGGACAGAGAGAAACCAGAGCCATTTCGGTTTCACTTGATCGTCCCTATGACGGTGATGGCTCTGGGCAATTTAGATATATGGAGCAACCTCTTGTTCAGTTGATGGAACAACTCAACTTAGATATCAATTACCTAACGGATATTGATTTAGATAAAACACCTGAGATTAACTCTGCCTCAATTGTGCTGGGTGGACATAG
This DNA window, taken from Candidatus Planktophila vernalis, encodes the following:
- a CDS encoding N,N-dimethylformamidase beta subunit family domain-containing protein is translated as MRLALVSLLVLGLMAPVSAPAQECNWQAGWVKAENAKAGNKNWDSDVVMRFSADFTRRKEVKRVEGYFDQASIGCGQSASLKIMGARSVEVSLYRIGYYKGAGARLITTIKNAKQITATQSTPPGQYLVKLKSLGYRSTFVPLVITGQVPSDVTFVSSVLTWQAYNQWGGESLYKGADGQRETRAISVSLDRPYDGDGSGQFRYMEQPLVQLMEQLNLDINYLTDIDLDKTPEINSASIVLGGHSEYWTQAMRDVVEREIYEGTNLLVFGGNTAYAKTFLIDRTMNERIPYRDINQPESLFMGSQFFAVGIKKDLEVQGAQSWPFDTLGKAGKIKGIYGYEADTAMGTSGPGVEVLARSTISPTEKGFVAMSTYYAAPSGAGVLNLGTNAWVCAMANRCPWGHSFDAKTVQQIRKVTTAIIEQAGREKIGNWRVPQIDIPTRP